The following proteins are encoded in a genomic region of Sorangiineae bacterium MSr12523:
- a CDS encoding ABC transporter ATP-binding protein: MELELERDRTNASPKVTNSVRIAPFADGPPVIRLRGVAKEYQRGGETLRILSDLDLDVAQGAFEALMGPSGSGKTTLLNLIGGLDRPTRGSLEVAGVRLDQLSDAELSEWRAQTLGIIFQAYNLLPVLTALENVELPLLLTSLPSSERRKRAQTALKIVGLEQRMGHYPRQLSGGQEQRVAIARAIVNDPLVIIADEPTGDLDRQSANEVLEIFEKLYREMGKTIVMVTHDPTAAERASIIRRLDKGALI; the protein is encoded by the coding sequence ATGGAACTGGAACTCGAACGAGACCGAACGAACGCCTCCCCCAAAGTCACCAACTCGGTGCGCATCGCGCCCTTCGCCGACGGCCCTCCCGTCATCCGCCTGCGCGGTGTCGCCAAGGAGTACCAACGCGGAGGGGAGACTTTGCGCATCCTGAGCGATCTCGATCTCGATGTCGCGCAGGGCGCATTCGAGGCCCTCATGGGCCCGTCGGGCTCGGGCAAGACGACGTTGCTCAACCTCATCGGCGGTCTGGATCGCCCCACACGCGGCAGCTTGGAGGTGGCCGGCGTGCGGCTCGATCAATTGAGCGACGCGGAGCTCTCCGAGTGGCGCGCGCAGACGTTGGGCATCATTTTTCAGGCGTACAACCTCTTGCCCGTGCTCACGGCACTGGAGAACGTCGAGCTGCCGCTTCTCCTTACGTCGCTGCCATCCTCCGAACGGCGCAAGCGCGCCCAAACGGCGCTGAAGATCGTGGGGCTCGAGCAGCGCATGGGCCACTACCCGCGCCAGCTCTCCGGCGGGCAGGAGCAGCGCGTGGCCATTGCGCGCGCCATCGTGAACGATCCGCTGGTCATCATCGCCGACGAACCCACGGGCGATCTCGATCGGCAGAGTGCCAACGAGGTGCTGGAGATCTTCGAGAAGCTTTACCGCGAGATGGGCAAGACCATCGTCATGGTCACGCACGATCCCACGGCCGCCGAGCGCGCATCGATCATCCGCCGCCTCGACAAGGGAGCCTTGATATGA